One part of the Aspergillus luchuensis IFO 4308 DNA, chromosome 5, nearly complete sequence genome encodes these proteins:
- a CDS encoding uncharacterized protein (COG:S;~EggNog:ENOG410PMIB;~InterPro:IPR016137,IPR036305;~PFAM:PF00615;~TransMembrane:3 (o22-44i51-70o153-174i)): MGSELGVTAASTPQPAYTPVSIWWTCWAGTWTVIVASGVAYLIAHRNTPPLLLRGLGLSLSAVVMLHVYWASVQFGTMIGTIMPGDAEYWIMGTYLPCGIALFHASNSRFYHVAKLQKGYIIRSSGGNDLSSTSRGKLGAVDRFHRLAYTTKIPVFVTVASLVQVFLTILMWLISRKWHRTWGIPGTEVHGTEMQQKSAMGRGWEWWPGVLGQTLGSSSSSRDSIFTKRALECVLARNPAPLQDFSAHRDFSGENIAFLTRVAEWKSSLPHAVWDSRILDYGDLTDLIREQFHRALCIYTTFISNRHAQVPINISSQDRKELENVFERPAGLLFGDGRPANPAVPFDSPGYGPTPSASPIASIKAESGSLFADNGQVQYWGEIPQTFNATVFDRAEESIKDLVLTNTWPKFVRSCGIAAEVALLAES; the protein is encoded by the exons ATGGGGTCCGAACTGGGGGTCACTGCCGCATCCACGCCCCAGCCAGCCTATACTCCGGTCAGTATATGGTGGACCTGCTGGGCGGGCACCTGGACGGTTATTGTTGCGTCTGGCGTGGCCTATCTCATCGCCCATCGCAACACGCCTCCCCTCCTGCTGCGGGGCCTCGGGCTGTCGCTGTCCGCCGTTGTTATGCTTCATGTTTATTGGGCTTCAGTGCAATTCGGAACCATGATTGGTACCATCATGCCCGGAGATGCCGAGTACTGGATCATGGGCACCTATCTACCGTGTGGCATTGCCCTGTTCCACGCGTCGAACAGTCGCTTCTACCACGTGGCAAAGCTCCAGAAAGGCTATATCATTCGTAGTAGTGGCGGGAATGATTTATCCTCCACCTCGAGGGGCAAGCTCGGTGCCGTAGACCGGTTCCATCGCCTTGCATACACTACCAAGATCCCCGTGTTTGTTACGGTGGCGTCGCTCGTTCAG GTATTTCTCACGATCTTGATGTGGCTCATCTCTCGCAAATGGCATCGTACTTGGGGGATTCCAGGCACCGAGGTCCATGGAACCGAGATGCAGCAAAAGTCGGCAATGGGCCGGGGCTGGGAGTG GTGGCCTGGCGTGTTGGGACA AACTcttggctccagctccagctctcgGGATAGCATATTCACCAAGCGTGCGCTTGAATGTGTCTTGGCGCGCAATCCTGCCCCGCTGCAGGATTTCTCCGCCCATCGCGACTTTTCCGGAGAGAACATAGCTTTCCTGACCCGAGTGGCAGAATGGAAGAGCTCGCTGCCCCATGCGGTCTGGGATAGCAGGATTTTAGACTATGGAGATCTTACCGACTTGATTCGGGAGCAGTTTCACCGCGCGCTGTGTATTTACACGACGTTCATCAGTAATCGCCATGCGCAGGTTCCGATCAACATCTCTTCGCAGGACcggaaggagctggagaacgTCTTCGAGCGCCCTGCTGGGCTTCTCTTCGGAGACGGGCGCCCGGCGAATCCCGCCGTTCCGTTCGATTCGCCAGGCTATGGTCCCACGCCCTCAGCGTCTCCGATCGCCTCCATCAAGGCCGAGTCCGGTTCGCTATTCGCCGACAATGGCCAGGTGCAATACTGGGGCGAGATTCCCCAGACATTCAATGCGACGGTCTTTGACCGAGCcgaggagagcatcaagGATCTCGTCCTCACCAACACGTGGCCTAAGTTTGTTCGAAGTTGCGGCATCGCAGCTGAGGTTGCTTTGCTGGCGGAAAGCTAG
- a CDS encoding uncharacterized protein (SECRETED:SignalP(1-19);~TransMembrane:5 (n8-19c27/28o37-57i66-84o96-115i127-147o159-179i)): MVTFYSMGVLLWVLSSLTCQSSRIFHGGKTASWGKFQMAGTMALIYTMAVPSIAAAYQQQTYLRSVYLSGLTSLAISKISGTLAQTSDASMARSSFRWDCLWLGFWALVPSVHALQTQERPPPLTINLVRIATWNLLAAAGCAAQIPERLGVVGHWHPSLYAMHLVLVWSSISYAQGVWDMVL, translated from the coding sequence ATGGTTACGTTCTATAGTATGGGGGTGCTGCTCTGGGTGCTGTCCAGCCTGACTTGTCAGTCATCACGGATCTTTCACGGGGGCAAAACTGCATCTTGGGGGAAATTTCAGATGGCAGGCACTATGGCCCTGATCTATACTATGGCCGTTCCTAGTATCGCTGCGGCGTATCAGCAGCAAACCTACCTCCGCTCTGTCTACCTTTCCGGCTTGACCAGCCTGGCCATCAGCAAGATCAGCGGAACCCTCGCTCAGACCTCAGACGCGTCGATGGCACGGAGCAGCTTTCGCTGGGATTGCCTCTGGCTTGGGTTTTGGGCATTGGTACCATCAGTCCATGCGCTGCAGACACAGGAAAGACCACCACCGTTGACCATTAATCTCGTCCGGATTGCTACGTGGAATTTGTTGGCGGCGGCCGGCTGTGCTGCGCAGATACCCGAgcggttgggggtggtgggacaCTGGCATCCGAGCCTCTACGCGATGCATCTCGTCTTAGTGTGGAGCAGCATCTCGTATGCCCAAGGGGTCTGGGATATGGTACTCTGA
- a CDS encoding patatin-like phospholipase family protein (COG:O;~EggNog:ENOG410PN65;~InterPro:IPR001841,IPR016035,IPR002641,IPR017907;~PFAM:PF01734;~go_process: GO:0006629 - lipid metabolic process [Evidence IEA]) — protein MAWLDLTQDATGSSLVDTGRMNEIVQYMSHPATQYPSLISFVGNHNRMLALRSLFPHNNVLRRSSAGVIRLHLSITTAHTEYPIWFAESRLQDLRVVGECSKPPGKDGVHRYSVNRTQFPTTDVTGSLLTRLVFPWMHVVCFFVDGLAGLERTKSLLEAFRSRIQAGASSAPVRMRVIVVLTKPTAVYKADPVEVLQAVRSVTDPDHVSLSVVDLRGRHRLSGPALFAPLQRQVLDELQLSRTERLQRGLLFSAVHQAFLWHRSLQGSLDSTARRVDCLRLSRERLPVSGTFSEGLTELLVQSRKLKCPFQELYSFMASALLMDAYPPGMHQFRPDYVFDTLYRDLCGSAWRTAGDPDGSGHSDAIRSYFAEQFRRLSPVHTSRAIRQDELIRFGRRWSALTLPTACVFCLGRWAEHQTPCRHGICDTCVTMLGQRARGVEYHRDLAQCPLCQGALQLTVCQLPPTKRPVVLALDGGGIRGMVTLGLLRALEQRLAGAITLPEIPDLTAGTSVGSVIGTDQVYNNTSAAEACRRFPDLAQCIFQPAYSLSRIWPWLGCVLNLVRDGAYDSGALERTLQQVCQQGRRVFDVMPPLAAGRRLAIVASRISDGRPVVFPNYRGVRHGSVDLAYQRIVPHGESQNPLLRKALKCSTAAPGIFPFQYLFEIGVLQDGGVRANNPHGIAQEECRIIWPSAQTHDLLISVGTGYVPPAEEGTDSAQHGCSSLQDKAPFRLWRAYNSSPCMDGVEAFKEGLNHVVHPLRAHIFRLDHALADLPRLNDVMRVADLAKEPYTVPDELVRAVLTTCFFFELDEGSMRAQGQYLCRGSVLCARREPRRILERVLVEFSVAELQTGRGEHLGRLDDDDGCMVCGYYREQVRFHVASLDEEISIMFKGSSGQQPIGGFPATVRQVLHLQQSDAVFGRSDHQIDQWPPQRMCYCPRGVKRVRFAEPAPSRKKRRV, from the exons ATGGCATGGCTGGACCTCACGCAAGACGCCACGGGCTCGTCCCTGGTCGATACGGGGCGGATGAACGAGATTGTGCAGTACATGAGTCATCCGGCCACGCAGTATCCTTCCCTGATCTCCTTCGTCGGCAACCATAATCGCATGCTGGCTTTACGCTCGCTTTTCCCCCATAATAATGTTCTCCGCAGAAGCTCAGCAGGGGTGATCCGACTGCACCTCAGCATCACTACCGCCCACACCGAATACCCGATCTGGTTCGCAGAGAGCAGGCTCCAGGATCTACGAGTAGTTGGTGAATGCTCCAAGCCCCCGGGGAAAGATGGCGTTCATCGATATTCCGTTAACAGGACTCAATTTCCTACCACCGATGTGACGGGTTCACTTCTGACGAGACTGGTGTTCCCGTGGATGCATGTCGTCTGTTTCTTTGTGGATGGGCTGGCGGGATTGGAGAGAACCAAGAGCCTGCTGGAAGCATTTCGAAGTCGGATACAGGCCGGGGCCTCTTCCGCCCCAGTTCGTATGCGCGTGATTGTGGTTCTCACAAAACCAACCGCCGTCTACAAAGCAGACCCTGTGGAGGTGCTCCAGGCCGTTCGGAGCGTCACGGACCCGGATCATGTATCATTGTCGGTGGTCGACCTTCGAGGCCGCCATCGGCTTTCAGGTCCAGCACTATTCGCTCCGTTGCAACGTCAGGTCCTTGATGAGCTCCAGCTCAGCCGGACTGAGCGACTTCAGCGGGGGTTGCTCTTCTCGGCAGTCCACCAGGCTTTCCTTTGGCACCGTTCCCTTCAAGGATCTCTCGACTCGACTGCGCGCCGGGTGGATTGTCTACGTCTCTCTCGAGAGAGGCTGCCCGTCAGTGGAACATTCAGCGAAGGTTTGACGGAACTCCTCGTGCAGTCCCGCAAGCTGAAGTGTCCGTTTCAAGAACTCTATTCATTCATGGCGTCCGCTCTGTTGATGGACGCCTATCCTCCTGGAATGCACC AGTTCCGACCGGACTATGTCTTTGATACGTTGTACCGAGATCTCTGCGGTAGCGCTTGGAGAACTGCTGGAGATCCCGATGGCAGCGGACACAGTGACGCCATCCGTAGTTATTTCGCTGAACAGTTCCGCCGTCTCAGCCCGGTGCACACCTCACGCGCTATCCGACAGGACGAATTGATTCGCTTCGGTCGGCGGTGGTCTGCTCTGACCTTACCCACGGCGTGTGTCTTCTGTCTTGGCCGATGGGCCGAGCATCAGACCCCTTGTCGACATGGTATATGTGATACCTGCGTGACGATGTTGGGCCAGCGGGCCCGCGGCGTGGAATACCACCGAGACCTTGCCCAGTGTCCCCTGTGTCAGGGCGCTCTTCAGTTGACGGTCTGTCAACTACCTCCGACCAAGCGCCCAGTCGTGCTGGCTCTCGATGGCGGCGGGATTCGGGGAATGGTCACCTTAGGCCTGTTGCGAGCGCTGGAGCAACGGCTTGCCGGCGCCATCACGCTGCCGGAGATCCCAGATCTAACCGCGGGCACCAGTGTTG GTTCCGTTATCGGGACCGATCAGgtctacaacaacacctcggCCGCAGAAGCATGTCGAAGATTTCCCGACTTGGCGCAATGCATATTCCAGCCTGCCTACTCCCTTTCCCGAATATGGCCTTGGTTGGGCTGCGTCCTGAATCTCGTGCGAGATGGTGCCTACGACTCCGGTGCGTTAGAGCGAACGCTCCAACAGGTCTGTCAGCAGGGGCGTCGGGTGTTTGATGTGATGCCGCCATTGGCGGCAGGACGTCGTCTCGCCATCGTTGCAAGCCGTATCTCTGACGGAAGGCCGGTTGTCTTCCCCAATTACCGTGGAGTGAGGCACGGATCTGTTGACTTAGCGTACCAAAGGATCGTCCCGCACGGCGAGAGCCAGAATCCGTTGTTACGGAAAGC CCTCAAATGCAGTACTGCAGCTCCCGG GATTTTCCCATTCCAGTACTTGTTCGAAATTGGCGTTCTGCAGGATGGAGGCGTCCGTGCCAACAACCCGCACGGGATTGCTCAGGAGGAATGTCGAATTATCTGGCCATCCGCGCAGACGCACGACCTACTGATATCCGTGGGCACGGGATACGTCCCACCGGCCGAGGAGGGGACCGATTCGGCCCAGCATGGTTGCAGCTCCCTACAAGACAAGGCGCCCTTCCGGTTGTGGCGCGCGTACAACTCCTCTCCCTGTATGGACGGTGTAGAAGCTTTCAAGGAGGGATTAAATCATGTTGTCCATCCCCTCCGAGCCCATATCTTCCGGCTGGACCACGCTCTGGCGGATCTACCACGACTGAATGATGTGATGAGGGTTGCAGACCTCGCCAAGGAGCCGTACACGGTCCCAGACGAACTAGTACGAGCAGTTCTCACCacatgcttcttctttgaattAGACGAAGGTTCGATGAGGGCACAAGGCCAATATCTTTGCCGGGGATCGGTCCTATGTGCGCGCCGCGAGCCACGGCGGATTCTCGAGCGCGTGTTGGTGGAATTTTCGGTCGCAGAGCTGCAGACGGGCCGCGGGGAGCACTTGGGTCGGttggacgacgatgatggatgtatggTCTGTGGATACTACCGCGAACAAGTTCGGTTTCACGTGGCCAGTCTAGATGAAGAAATATCGATTATGTTCAAGGGTTCATCAGGTCAGCAGCCAATCGGCGGGTTTCCAGCCACTGTACGGCaggttctccacctccagcaaTCGGATGCTGTATTTGGGCGATCCGATCACCAAATTGACCAGTGGCCGCCGCAGAGGATGTGTTACTGTCCGCGAGGTGTTAAACGGGTTCGTTTCGCCGAGCCAGCCCCGTCCCGGAAGAAACGGAGGGTGTAA
- a CDS encoding uncharacterized protein (COG:S;~EggNog:ENOG410Q1HV;~InterPro:IPR022198;~PFAM:PF12520), which translates to MRPTHQARIETEEKALEAYRQERYQGSARVRLDCLTFENGFGRLMDDGRNALRMEQILEIQGCLRINREYHVPVLVQATDWGSHIRLLPCDTEPFPELIVPLNMSLRALGHENVIAAARKKLYGENRWWVVDVYVEDPNEQPQRQTLHSHLVRSLREHFPNQRRPPDGLIYERIRFYQGKLGHPPDEHAEAVWWTVLRHDPKSKKHVYLRAFLQHPSLPAAFDALLLIPGLWAKMQLGVLHTMVSLRCDEPILSYLETIRTVWMDRIFDGSNTLPVHADAETVHALESQVPKLSEPDREYLRSRMMDDRTLFPSIDESDTRAALWERLKQIDTPIPTLGTFFQDLRFLGVASKVMKALLLPPEDLGSKKAKKITIDCELGTQHRADGSVSLRETRLQVRRGLHELWRFSFQYGLDMTEIARRQPHKRKKACSSYPVPNCSTSVDRMALWRHFFWLADQHGFRIPAIAEFMPGRVTLPTPQTPEGLGSTEQDEAVNRRCGIPYADTVDADRFALEGGRLWQPWESPQVSAVFFRRSQFQTFFRYLWDRSGINQATNAEDESAASEEAAAVDPEIPDCDIEHPMPSPSLSQLPERSNSIDWFMEMWDCGLGGMAMPAGDLVVVVTIPNHEPRRLALPNDESLINELFHGLKMRKFSLHSTDHRNVTEEENLHVWHLRNPGQNVLASLTEENVQDYTTSDGNRLKRRRKGLSEAITDIVAWVDEQIFRLSTHALTYSWNVQEEEEY; encoded by the exons ATGCGGCCAACACACCAAGCTCGCATCGAAACCGAGGAGAAGGCATTGGAAGCCTACCGCCAGGAGCGCTACCAGGGTAGCGCCCGAGTCCGCCTGGATTGTCTGACCTTCGAGAATGGCTTTGGTCGCTTGATGGACGACGGCCGAAATGCCCTCCGAATGGAGCAGATCCTTGAGATACAAGGGTGCCTCCGTATCAATCGAGAGTACCATGTGCCCGTCCTGGTCCAAGCCACGGACTGGGGCTCCCACATCAGGCTATTGCCGTGCGACACGGAGCCGTTTCCCGAGCTGATCGTGCCCTTGAACATGTCGCTGCGCGCCTTAGGCCACGAGAATGTCATCGCCGCAGCGCGAAAAAAGCTCTACGGCGAGAACCGATGGTGGGTGGTCGATGTGTATGTGGAGGATCCTA ATGAGCAACCACAAAGACAAACTCTCCATTCCCATCTCGTCCGCTCGCTCCGAGAGCATTTTCCAAACCAACGCCGACCGCCGGACGGATTGATCTACGAAAGAATTCGGTTTTATCAAGGAAAGCTGGGCCATCCGCCGGACGAACATGCCGAGGCGGTGTGGTGGACCGTCCTCCGACACGACCCCAAGAGTAAGAAGCATGTATATCTCCGGGCctttctccaacatcccagtTTACCTGCAGCATTTGATGCCCTGCTCCTTATTCCGGGGCTTTGGGCCAAAATGCAACTGGGCGTGCTGCATACCATGGTGTCACTGCGATGTGACGAG CCCATCCTGTCCTACCTCGAAACCATCCGCACTGTCTGGATGGATCGTATTTTCGACGGGAGCAACACCCTTCCTGTTCACGCGGACGCAGAGACCGTTCACGCGCTGGAATCTCAAGTCCCAAAGCTCTCGGAACCGGACCGGGAATATCTGCGATCTCGGATGATGGACGACCGGACGTTATTTCCATCGATCGACGAGTCCGACACACGGGCGGCATTATGGGAGCGACTGAAGCAGATCGATACCCCTATTCCCACCCTAGGGACGTTCTTCCAGGACCTCCGTTTCTTAGGTGTTGCCAGCAAGGTGATGaaggctcttcttcttccaccagagGACCTGGgctcgaagaaggccaagaagatcacTATCGACTGTGAACTCGGTACGCAGCATCGGGCCGATGGCAGCGTGTCATTAAGAGAGACAAGACTGCAAGTACGGCGGGGGTTGCACGAGCTCTGGCGCTTCAGCTTCCAATACGGGCTTGACATGACCGAGATTGCACGTCGTCAGCCGCAtaagaggaagaaagcgTGTAGCTCCTATCCTGTCCCGAATTGCTCGACATCGGTTGACCGAATGGCGTTGTGGCgccacttcttctggctggctgaccaaCACGGATTTCGGATCCCGGCCATAGCCGAGTTTATGCCCGGACGAGTGACCCTGCCCACTCCGCAAACTCCGGAGGGCCTTGGTAGCACCGAACAGGATGAAGCAGTGAATCGACGTTGCGGTATCCCATACGCTGATACGGTCGATGCGGATCGCTTCGCCCTGGAAGGGGGCAGACTATGGCAGCCCTGGGAGTCCCCACAGGTTTCCGCTGTGTTCTTCCGACGGTCGCAGTTCCAGACCTTCTTTCGTTACCTTTGGGATAGGAGTGGAATCAATCAGGCTACAAACGCCGAGGACGAATCGGCAGCGAGCGAGGAAGCCGCGGCGGTAGATCCGGAGATCCCAGATTGTGATATTGAGCATCCGATGCCCTCGCCAAGTCTCTCACAGCTGCCTGAAAGAAGCAATTCAATCGATTGGTTCATGGAAATGTGGGACTGCGGGTTGGGAGGGATGGCAATGCCCGCGGGCGATCTAGTCGTGGTCGTCACCATCCCAAATCATGAACCAAGAAGACTTGCGCTGCCAAATGACGAATCACTAATCAACGAGCTTTTCCATGGTTTGAAGATGCGCAAGTTCAGCCTCCACAGTACAGATCACCGCAATGTaacagaagaggaaaatCTCCACGTCTGGCATCTGAGGAACCCAGGCCAGAATGTTCTAGCCAGTTTGACCGAAGAGAATGTACAGGATTATACGACATCCGACGGGAATCGGCTtaaaaggaggaggaaggggctGTCTGAGGCCATAACTGACATAGTTGCATGGGTGGACGAGCAAATTTTCAGACTATCCACTCATGCTCTTACTTACAGTTGGAATGtacaagaagaggaggagtatTGA
- a CDS encoding uncharacterized protein (COG:S;~EggNog:ENOG410Q1HV;~InterPro:IPR011009): MRRRTLVPLTSIESAMPAAKRDVRGTVWFGGMRPLVVSTQHEPPSNASHRVPSDQTSSRATSGLNCPPPQHLTPNPAPREILARSPWEIYEPRACIYYGRIMVLARHRKNKATLVHIQMQAVERSAIEMCVQMIDRLAHRSIPRLLDVFQYAERYLLMWEPFECTLHEALALSCRITESEVAQILWPVFRCLQFLRGQSRELASLTPRDILFTEEGEVKIAGIENSRQVDPSRADAMTSTFNALRSIFEKIMQKNGSNFTWSQEIRSFQSALAKSTSARCLDKLVQHTFFEQVTGEGGLKVLVDLANKTIFHEITFPPENSLAKTAPLGKPVEPSTT; this comes from the exons ATGCGAAGGCGGACGCTCGTACCTCTGACTTCCATTGAGTCAGCCATGCCAGCCGCGAAGAGAGACGTTCGTGGCACCGTCTGGTTTGGGGGAATGCGGCCGCTCGTGGTCTCTACGCAACATGAACCTCCGAGCAATGCCTCGCATCGCGTCCCAAGCGACCAGACGTCCAGTCGTGCCACTTCTGGGCTGAACTGTCCACCGCCACAGCATTTGACTCCCAATCCGGCGCCCCGTGAAATTCTAGCACGAAGCCCTTGGGAAATATATGAACCTCGCGCCTGCATCTACTATGGGCGAATCATGGTGCTGGCTAGGCATCGAAAGAATAAGGCCACCTTAGTCCACATCCAGATGCAGGCCGTGGAGCGATCGGCGATAGAGATGTGTGTCCAAATGATTGATCGGCTAGCTCATCGCAGTATCCCGCGCCTTCTAGATGTGTTCCAGTATGCAGAACGATATCTTCTTATGTGGGAGCCCTTCGAGTGCACTCTCCACGAAGCTTTAGCGCTGAGCTGTCGCATCACCGAAAGTGAAGTGGCCCAGATCTTGTGGCCA GTGTTCAGGTGCCTTCAATTCTTACGCGGCCAGTCCAGGGAGCTGGCCAGCCTCACACCTCGAGATATCTTATTCAccgaggagggtgaagtAAAAATTG CGGGTATCGAGAACAGTCGCCAAGTCGACCCTTCCCGTGCCGACGCAATGACTTCTACATTCAATGCTCTCCGGTCGATTTtcgagaagatcatgcagAAAAATGGCTCCAATTTTACTTGGAGCCAGGAGATCCGAAGCTTTCAATCGGCGCTGGCCAAGAGCACCTCCGCGCGATGCTTGGATAAGTTGGTGCAA CACACCTTTTTTGAGCAAGTGACCGGGGAGGGAGGCCTAAAGGTACTAGTAGATTTGGCGAACAAGACCATCTTCCACGAAATCACATTTCCGCCCGAGAACTCTCTTGCCAAGACTGCGCCACTAGGGAAGCCTGTGGAGCCGTCTACGACATAG
- a CDS encoding uncharacterized protein (COG:S;~EggNog:ENOG410Q1HV;~InterPro:IPR011009) translates to MTDLRTKRPRTLWLGRDSSTRSEESRSSTEPNTEETPKPIPATNNRSDITLFNCYEENPWSVYEPRAKICRKQPITLAQHRKHRQNIVHIRCLPIDRPQVQSLLETIRRLSHPIFPRLLESYYHTGELHLIWEPMEITLNYILTAQWPVNETELAYILRSTLDGIRFLRDQGRALAILEAETILLDRRGHVRLAGVEQSYPISASDMNAETLRLTALATITRSLMATGAGQVRWSSKVRAFLEDLTTKSLDELMQVSGQLRDGAIVGNRVLGYISRSSNGRKRSKAVRPCCEQKSQKRSCITLTGLDSMASIII, encoded by the exons ATGACAGATCTGCGCACGAAACGCCCACGGACTCTCTGGTTGGGCAGGGATTCATCAACTCGGTCTGAAGAGTCTCGATCATCGACAGAACCGAACACTGAAGAAACGCCAAAACCAATCCCGGCCACCAACAATCGCAGTGATATCACACTATTCAACTGCTACGAAGAGAACCCGTGGAGCGTGTACGAACCACGAGCCAAAATCTGTCGCAAGCAACCAATCACCCTGGCCCAGCATCGCAAGCACAGACAGAATATTGTACACATCCGATGCCTTCCCATTGACCGACCTCAGGTCCAAAGCCTGTTAGAGACGATCAGACGTCTTTCTCACCCCATATTCCCACGGCTTCTGGAGTCGTACTACCACACGGGCGAGCTGCACCTGATTTGGGAACCGATGGAAATCACGTTGAACTACATTTTAACCGCCCAGTGGCCGGTCAACGAGACCGAGCTGGCATACATTCTCCGGTCG ACCCTTGACGGCATTAGATTCCTTCGGGATCAGGGAAGAGCATTGGCCATCCTAGAGGCGGAGACAATCCTCTTGGACCGAAGGGGCCATGTCCGCCTTG CTGGGGTCGAGCAGAGCTACCCGATCTCAGCATCCGATATGAATGCCGAGACGCTGAGATTGACCGCGCTGGCTACAATCACGAGGAGCCTGATGGCCACTGGTGCAGGACAGGTCAGATGGAGCTCTAAGGTCCGGGCCTTCCTCGAAGATCTGACCACCAAGTCTTTGGATGAGTTGATGCAGGTAAGTGGGCAGCTAAGAGATGGAGCAATAGTTGGTAACAGAGTCCTAGGATACATTTCTCGAAGCAGCAACGGACGAAAGAGATCTAAAGCTGTGCGTCCATGTTGTGAACAAAAAAGCCAGAAACGATCTTGTATTACTCTGACCGGTCTGGATTCGAtggcatccatcatcatctag
- a CDS encoding uncharacterized protein (COG:S;~EggNog:ENOG410Q2F7;~InterPro:IPR027443) produces the protein MSAKLPLINPYNSISEGLVSELKAALYRFGAFRLAAPETTQSRRDAVIENARDFFRQPVAAKAGITGYSPFASERVRGRTEIPKESIYFFRNGAESKYPKGPSSNLYRSVKCLHEEWTPIRLHLLKTMSQALDADVHLTGTTLLDSVTIGVHYYDSQSLPDHSAYFSPPHMDSGTLTVLFRSYDETDGLEIADLETTKKQDSEGVGSEASFIPVPTLGDGMPEVVVFAGTRLQRLLGRDRVRACVHRVRGPGPGGHSSSGVRRLSIAMFCAPSVPSVPPLLSSS, from the exons ATGTCTGCGAAGCTACCTCTTATCAACCCCTACAATTCAATCTCAGAAGGACTAGTCTCCGAACTCAAAGCTGCGCTTTATCGGTTTGGAGCTTTCCGGTTAGCAGCCCCTGAAACCACACAAAGTCGTCGCGACGCTGTTATCGAAAAT GCTCGGGATTTTTTTAGACAGCCAGTGGCAGCTAAGGCAGGCATAACGGGATACTCTCCCTTTGCGTCGGAGCGTGTTCGCGGCCGGACCGAGATACCCAAAGAAAGTATCTATTTTTTCCGAAATGGTGCCGAGTCAAAGTATCCCAAGGGGCCATCTTCCAACCTGTATCGCTCCGTCAAATGTCTTCATGAG GAGTGGACGCCTATAAGGCTGCATTTGTTGAAGACTATGTCGCAAGCACTGGATGCGGACGTTCACCTTACGGGTACTACACTTCTCGATTCTGTTACCATCGGAGTCCACTACTATGATTCTCAAAGCCTTCCTGACCACAGCGCTTATTTCAGCCCCCCTCATATGGATAGCGGGACATTGACAGTTCTATTCCGGTCTTATGATGAGACCGACGGCCTAGAAATTGCTGATCTTGAAACGACGAAGAAACAAGACAGTGAGGGGGTCGGATCGGAGGCGTCTTTTATTCCAGTTCCTACGTTGGGGGATGGAATGCCCGAGGTCGTTGTCTTTGCAGGCACTAGACTCCAGCGTTTGCTTGGGCGTGACCGAGTCCGGGCTTGCGTGCACAGAGTGCGTGGTCCCGGCCCGGGAGGCCACAGTAGCTCTGGCGTACGACGATTGAGTATCGCAATGTTCTGCGCTCCCTCTGTGCCATCTGTCCCACCGCTTTTGTCGTCCTCTTGA